The proteins below are encoded in one region of Polypterus senegalus isolate Bchr_013 chromosome 2, ASM1683550v1, whole genome shotgun sequence:
- the LOC120524152 gene encoding olfactory receptor 24-like — protein MDMMTFTIGTLVLIYLGTLFGNLLVIVVIIINPHLRNPMFFYIFYLAVIDVVNSSNLIPPMLTVLLSRSTTVPYGPCLLQLSVVHHLGITEGLLLSVMACDRYVAVVYPLRYPSLVTNKTAGLSILLVNVLAAATLIPYMYFSAELSFCRTNVLPYCFCDFVTMVQISCTKDPKYLTLLSSTTMITSVGGLGICLLSYVRIVVAALKISSVDGKRKAFSTMFTHLLVVSLFYVPRMISYILPGFGVQISAEAYNVLVIIAILVPPMLNPIIYSFRNKEIKSSIYRMWTGKRVNPDSH, from the coding sequence ATGGACATGATGACCTTTACCATCGGCACACTTGTCCTCATCTACCTGGGAACGCTCTTTGGAAATCTGCTGGTAATTGTGGTCATAATCATAAATCCTCATCTCCGCAACCCCatgtttttctacattttctaCCTAGCGGTGATTGATGTGGTGAACAGCAGCAACCTCATCCCTCCAATGCTGACTGTCCTGTTGTCCAGATCCACCACAGTCCCTTATGGGCCCTGTTTGCTTCAGCTGTCAGTGGTGCACCATCTTGGGATTACGGAAGGCCTTCTGTTATCTGTTATGGCATGTGATCGTTATGTAGCTGTTGTGTACCCCCTGAGATATCCTTCCCTGGTTACAAATAAGACGGCGGGTCTCAGCATCTTACTAGTGAATGTTCTCGCTGCTGCCACCCTCATCCCCTACATGTATTTTTCGGCAGAGCTTTCATTTTGCCGCACTAACGTCCTGCCTTACTGTTTCTGTGATTTTGTTACTATGGTTCAAATCTCTTGTACTAAGGACCCCAAGTACCTTACTCTCCTGTCCAGCACCACAATGATCACTAGCGTAGGAGGTTTAGGAATTTGTCTTTTATCTTATGTCAGAATTGTGGTGGCTGCCCTGAAGATCTCTTCAGTAGATGGGAAGAGGAAAGCTTTCAGCACGATGTTCACCCACCTTCTGGTCGTCAGTCTCTTCTATGTGCCACGGATGATTTCTTATATATTGCCAGGATTTGGAGTGCAGATCTCTGCTGAAGCTTACAATGTGCTGGTCATCATAGCCATTCTGGTGCCCCCCATGTTGAATCCTATCATCTACAGCTTCAGGAACAAGGAGATCAAAAGCAGCATTTACAGGATGTGGACAGGGAAGAGAGTAAACCCCGACAGCCATTAA